Proteins encoded by one window of Monoglobus pectinilyticus:
- a CDS encoding pectate lyase family protein, protein MFVGKLKRRIVKSVLGLLAIICVVSVMAMSVTVSAEENLLAFPGAVGGGKYTTGARGDSNISVYHVTNLNKSGAGSFADAVSQSGRIIVFDVSGTIEISGTLKIKKSNLTILGQTAPGDGVTISGGDLLLDSGVENVIIRYLRVRPTDKNGGEPDGLGGRYNKNIIFDHCSLSWSVDELITLYAGSTEDTKNQTGRNITVQNIIASESLAMSSHVKGKHGYGGIIGGTNYTFYNNLMAHHDSRSPRLDRELGSTDIANNIIYNWGQTNSLYGAESYSIHNKTQTPSNVNIVSNYYMYGPSTKSNLRTRIFDVSNDAKVKPYSNFYVNGNYVFGSQLVTADNKKGLNNSSLATVLESPVDMGEYSVPYSTPEEAYDKILSDAGASLPKRDAIDARIVDDVKHQTGRIINNADEIAGLIPTEEIHRTFEIPEDWKAENNMGSASETDIVENGKYKGYTWIEAYVNDWTAKASKPANPEIVVMSPAIASVNKTVNGLTVNNGNWTVVEDTETVNYHAAATPVQGTEITKFELYDKNQLLKTYNSAEINDDISLEPGVHHLTSRAYNSNGEKTQSTTAIVYVVGTAEPGSFSYTQIGKNCSFNNLASATMDNNGVYTISGSGQITTNSSDKCAYMYKEVKGDFDIIVKVKEIPKFENKQVSGIMLRESLEPNSRMLMLADGWEKYGENVSVFVRNKAGSSSTRSYFKNASGSELVNGDKYDTGAAEYHLPKYLRMKRSGDKLTMSVSDSGIDFTDNPRQPMSFTIDGLSDTVYLGIANDSAQGTSVKEYYSMAKYSDISINGVSDVQSQESKVPFLDEEFDLNNWYGEYVFNDDKRSEPISGNSGYLLSTWSNANRNFTAQSKGIVTASFDFLEYGDNNKIGSAEFILRGTNADNELKEMIKVIAERDQTFKIGDKSIGDLVLDMDVWYNVSIELNFFTGKAKVSVYPYTEYDSAEGKYIISENGAEAETDFDKSYLLRGIRFVRNGGTMKYYDNVSVSAERNESYVKENNGKMDVFAMEDAKIYVAWYDKDGVLINVETYDITQNEEMEFDLPKLTNGVSEKAEVFLWNNNQEPLCEQLTVE, encoded by the coding sequence ATGTTTGTGGGAAAATTAAAAAGACGTATTGTGAAATCAGTTCTTGGATTACTTGCCATTATCTGTGTGGTGTCAGTTATGGCAATGTCTGTTACTGTTTCAGCTGAGGAGAATTTATTGGCATTTCCCGGCGCCGTAGGCGGAGGAAAGTATACCACAGGAGCCAGAGGAGACAGCAATATTTCAGTATACCATGTTACAAATTTGAATAAGAGCGGAGCAGGTTCATTTGCTGACGCTGTTTCACAGTCAGGCAGAATTATTGTTTTTGATGTCAGCGGAACGATTGAAATCAGCGGAACGCTGAAAATTAAGAAAAGCAATCTAACTATTTTAGGTCAAACAGCGCCCGGAGACGGTGTGACTATTTCAGGCGGGGATTTACTTCTTGACAGTGGAGTTGAAAACGTAATTATAAGATATCTGCGCGTTCGCCCTACTGATAAAAACGGCGGCGAACCTGATGGTCTAGGCGGAAGATATAATAAAAATATAATCTTTGACCACTGCAGTCTTTCATGGTCGGTTGACGAGCTTATTACTTTATACGCCGGTTCGACCGAGGACACAAAGAATCAGACAGGAAGAAATATTACAGTTCAGAATATTATAGCTTCTGAAAGCCTGGCTATGTCAAGCCACGTTAAAGGCAAACATGGATACGGCGGTATCATCGGCGGAACGAACTATACATTTTATAATAACTTAATGGCTCATCACGACAGCCGTTCACCAAGATTGGACAGAGAGCTGGGGTCTACTGATATTGCCAATAATATAATTTATAACTGGGGACAGACAAATTCACTCTATGGAGCGGAATCATACTCAATACATAATAAAACGCAAACGCCTTCAAATGTAAATATAGTCAGCAATTATTATATGTATGGACCGAGTACTAAGAGCAATCTGAGAACACGAATTTTTGACGTTTCTAATGACGCAAAGGTTAAGCCGTACTCTAATTTTTATGTTAACGGCAACTATGTTTTCGGAAGCCAGCTTGTGACAGCAGATAATAAAAAAGGTTTGAATAATAGTTCGCTTGCAACTGTATTAGAATCACCGGTTGATATGGGCGAATATTCTGTGCCTTACTCAACTCCTGAGGAAGCATATGATAAGATTTTATCTGACGCAGGAGCTTCTCTGCCAAAAAGAGACGCTATCGATGCAAGAATTGTTGACGATGTTAAGCATCAGACAGGAAGAATTATTAATAATGCGGATGAGATAGCCGGGTTGATACCGACAGAAGAAATTCACAGAACTTTTGAGATACCTGAGGACTGGAAAGCTGAAAACAATATGGGCAGCGCTTCTGAAACCGATATAGTGGAAAATGGGAAATATAAGGGATATACCTGGATAGAAGCATATGTAAATGACTGGACAGCCAAAGCTTCTAAGCCTGCTAATCCCGAGATTGTCGTTATGTCTCCGGCTATTGCGTCTGTAAATAAAACGGTTAATGGGCTTACTGTAAATAATGGAAATTGGACTGTTGTTGAGGATACTGAAACCGTTAATTATCATGCGGCAGCTACGCCGGTTCAGGGGACTGAAATAACAAAATTTGAACTTTACGATAAAAATCAATTGCTGAAAACTTATAACTCGGCTGAAATTAATGATGATATATCTTTAGAGCCGGGAGTACATCACTTGACCAGCCGTGCTTATAATTCTAATGGAGAAAAGACACAGAGCACAACAGCTATAGTATATGTTGTCGGAACAGCCGAACCCGGAAGCTTTTCATATACGCAGATAGGAAAGAACTGTTCTTTCAATAATCTAGCCAGCGCAACTATGGATAATAACGGTGTTTATACTATTTCGGGTTCCGGGCAGATAACTACAAACAGCTCGGATAAGTGCGCATATATGTATAAAGAAGTCAAGGGAGATTTTGATATTATTGTCAAAGTAAAGGAGATACCTAAGTTTGAAAATAAACAGGTTTCGGGAATTATGCTTCGTGAGAGTTTGGAGCCAAACTCCAGGATGCTTATGCTGGCTGATGGCTGGGAAAAGTACGGAGAAAATGTAAGCGTATTTGTCAGAAACAAAGCCGGAAGTTCATCAACCAGAAGTTATTTCAAAAATGCTTCCGGAAGCGAACTTGTAAACGGTGATAAGTACGATACCGGTGCAGCCGAGTATCACCTGCCTAAGTATTTGAGAATGAAACGAAGCGGCGATAAACTTACAATGTCGGTTTCGGACAGCGGAATAGACTTTACTGATAATCCGCGGCAGCCTATGAGTTTTACAATTGACGGTCTATCTGATACTGTTTATTTAGGAATTGCGAATGATTCAGCTCAAGGAACAAGTGTTAAGGAATATTACTCAATGGCAAAATATAGTGATATTTCTATTAACGGCGTCAGCGATGTTCAGAGTCAGGAGTCTAAGGTTCCTTTCCTTGATGAGGAGTTTGACTTAAATAATTGGTATGGAGAATATGTTTTTAACGATGATAAAAGGTCAGAACCAATATCAGGAAACAGCGGTTACCTTTTGTCAACTTGGTCAAACGCCAACAGGAATTTTACTGCTCAGTCAAAAGGTATAGTAACCGCGTCATTTGACTTCTTAGAATATGGAGATAACAATAAAATAGGCAGCGCTGAATTTATTTTGAGAGGAACAAATGCGGATAATGAACTTAAAGAGATGATAAAAGTTATAGCTGAGAGAGATCAAACGTTTAAAATAGGCGATAAATCTATCGGTGATTTAGTTCTTGATATGGATGTTTGGTATAATGTCAGCATTGAATTGAATTTCTTTACCGGGAAGGCAAAGGTTTCTGTATATCCTTATACGGAGTATGACAGCGCAGAAGGAAAATATATTATATCTGAAAATGGAGCTGAGGCCGAGACTGATTTTGATAAATCTTATTTATTGAGAGGAATACGCTTTGTTAGAAACGGCGGAACAATGAAGTATTATGATAATGTTTCCGTCAGCGCTGAAAGGAATGAATCGTACGTTAAAGAGAATAATGGCAAAATGGATGTATTTGCTATGGAAGATGCAAAAATATATGTTGCTTGGTATGATAAGGATGGAGTTTTAATAAATGTTGAGACTTATGATATAACTCAGAATGAGGAAATGGAGTTTGACTTGCCAAAATTGACTAACGGTGTTTCAGAGAAAGCGGAAGTTTTCCTTTGGAATAATAATCAGGAGCCGTTATGTGAGCAGTTGACTGTAGAGTAA
- a CDS encoding sialidase family protein: protein MFKVKKAVREEIFGDDREFDSPHAPTVLPLKNNDVLAAWFGGRFEKDPDTAIWTAKRLNGVWQKPKKTVDVMNIAAWNPVLFRLNNDRIILYFKLGPEIPKWHTEYVYSDDEGKTWSSPKELVKGDIGGRGPVKNKPIYLSDNKTILAPASLEGDSWNSFADISDDNGETWEMSEFVPIRRINPNERRIRDRVYNKTFCFGKGIIQPTIWEDDENIVHMLFRSTSSRIFKSDSYDMGRTWNLAYDTGLPNNNSGIDAVKLPNGTLVLAYNPRENIPGMTKGARTPIILSYSDDNGSSWKELYILENCDGAFAYPSIVCDGNDKIYVVYSENREKIIFWNIEYEETVN from the coding sequence ATGTTTAAAGTTAAAAAAGCTGTTAGAGAAGAGATTTTCGGTGATGACCGTGAGTTTGACAGCCCGCATGCGCCGACGGTACTGCCGCTTAAAAATAACGACGTGCTTGCGGCATGGTTTGGAGGCAGGTTTGAAAAGGACCCGGATACTGCTATTTGGACTGCAAAGAGATTAAACGGCGTGTGGCAGAAACCTAAAAAGACTGTGGATGTTATGAATATTGCTGCTTGGAATCCTGTGCTTTTTAGACTCAATAATGATAGAATTATTTTATATTTTAAATTAGGTCCTGAAATCCCAAAATGGCACACTGAATACGTATATTCAGATGATGAGGGCAAGACTTGGAGCAGCCCGAAAGAACTCGTAAAAGGAGATATAGGCGGACGAGGTCCTGTTAAAAATAAGCCTATATATTTGTCAGATAACAAGACTATTCTTGCGCCTGCTTCGCTTGAGGGGGATTCTTGGAACTCGTTTGCAGACATTTCGGATGATAATGGTGAAACATGGGAAATGAGCGAGTTTGTTCCTATCCGCAGAATAAATCCAAATGAGCGGAGAATTCGTGACAGGGTATATAACAAGACTTTTTGTTTTGGAAAAGGTATTATTCAGCCAACCATTTGGGAAGATGACGAAAATATTGTACATATGCTCTTTAGGAGCACAAGTTCAAGGATTTTTAAAAGCGATTCGTATGATATGGGGAGAACATGGAACTTAGCTTATGACACGGGGCTTCCTAACAACAATAGCGGTATTGACGCTGTTAAACTTCCGAATGGAACTTTAGTTCTTGCATATAACCCTAGGGAAAATATACCGGGAATGACAAAAGGCGCAAGAACGCCTATTATATTATCATATTCAGACGATAACGGAAGCAGCTGGAAAGAACTTTATATTCTTGAAAATTGCGACGGTGCATTTGCGTATCCGTCAATTGTTTGCGATGGAAATGATAAAATCTATGTTGTATATAGTGAAAACCGGGAGAAGATTATTTTTTGGAATATTGAATACGAAGAGACAGTCAACTAA
- a CDS encoding phosphoketolase family protein, translating to MSNTKECDKFLSQEYLEKMDAYWRATNYLAAGQLYLLDNPLLREPLTMEHIKKKIVGHWGTVPGQNFVYTHLNRVIKKYDLDMIYISGPGHGGNFMVANTYLEGSYSEIYPNISRDTEGMQKLFKQFSFPGGISSHVAPETPGSINEGGELGYSLAHSFGAVFDNPDLITACVVGDGEAETGPLATAWQSNKFLNPVTDGAVLPIMHLNGYKISNPTIFSRISHEEIQKFFEGCGWKPIFVEGDDPMTMHKLMAEALDSAIEEIKEIQKNARENNDSTRPIWPMIVLRTPKGWTGPKEVDGQKIEGSFRAHQVPITMEKPEHLDLLKEWLLSYKPEELFDENGRLIPELEELTPDGDRRMGANPHANGGLLLRDLRMPDFREYAFDVPKPGAVEAQDMIELGKFVRDIFKLNEDSKNFRIFGPDETMSNRLGAVFEETNRDWNAEKLESDEFLASNGRVMDSMLSEHMCEGWLEGYLLTGRHGFFASYEAFIRIVDSMFSQHAKWLKVTSELPWRQKIASLNYILSSNVWQQDHNGFTHQDPGFLDHVTNKKADVVRMYLPPDTNCLLSCFDHCIRSRNYVNVMVTSKHPRPQWLTMDQAVKHCTQGIGIWDWASNEQGDEPDVVIACCGDTPTLEALAAVTILRENMPEIKIRFINVVDLMKLQSHDKHPHGLTDTEFDTLFTKDKPIIFAFHGYPTLIHELLYHRRNRDLYVCGYQEEGTITTPFDMRVQNEIDRFHLVQQVIYHLPQLGNRGAYLVQKMNDKIVEHKQYIAEYGEDLPEIRDWKWSE from the coding sequence ATGTCTAACACAAAAGAGTGCGATAAGTTCCTTTCACAAGAGTATTTGGAAAAGATGGACGCTTATTGGCGCGCAACAAACTATTTGGCCGCAGGTCAGCTTTATCTTCTTGATAACCCTCTTCTCCGCGAGCCGCTTACAATGGAACACATAAAGAAAAAAATAGTAGGTCACTGGGGTACTGTTCCGGGTCAAAACTTTGTTTATACTCATTTAAACCGAGTTATTAAAAAGTATGATCTTGATATGATTTATATTTCAGGACCTGGACACGGCGGTAACTTTATGGTTGCCAATACATATCTTGAAGGTTCTTACAGCGAAATTTATCCAAATATCAGCCGTGATACTGAAGGAATGCAGAAATTGTTTAAACAGTTCTCTTTCCCGGGCGGTATATCCAGCCATGTTGCTCCTGAAACTCCTGGATCAATCAATGAGGGCGGAGAGCTTGGATATTCACTGGCTCATAGCTTTGGAGCTGTTTTTGATAATCCTGATTTAATTACCGCTTGTGTAGTTGGAGACGGTGAGGCCGAAACAGGACCTTTGGCAACTGCATGGCAGTCAAATAAGTTCTTGAATCCTGTTACAGACGGTGCAGTTCTGCCTATTATGCACCTTAACGGATATAAGATCAGCAACCCGACTATTTTCTCACGTATTTCACATGAGGAAATACAAAAGTTCTTCGAAGGCTGCGGTTGGAAACCGATTTTTGTTGAGGGCGACGACCCGATGACAATGCACAAGCTTATGGCTGAGGCTCTTGATTCTGCAATTGAAGAGATAAAAGAAATACAAAAGAATGCAAGAGAAAATAATGACAGCACGCGTCCGATTTGGCCTATGATAGTTCTTAGAACTCCTAAGGGCTGGACTGGACCGAAAGAGGTTGACGGACAGAAGATTGAAGGTTCGTTCCGTGCGCATCAGGTTCCAATCACTATGGAGAAACCTGAACATCTTGATCTTCTTAAAGAATGGCTTCTCAGCTATAAGCCGGAAGAACTCTTTGATGAAAACGGACGTCTTATACCCGAACTAGAGGAACTTACTCCGGACGGTGACAGACGTATGGGAGCAAACCCGCATGCTAACGGCGGTTTATTGCTGCGTGACCTTCGTATGCCTGATTTCAGAGAATATGCTTTTGATGTTCCAAAACCGGGCGCTGTAGAAGCTCAGGATATGATAGAACTCGGAAAGTTTGTTCGTGATATATTTAAACTCAATGAAGACAGTAAAAACTTCCGTATTTTTGGCCCTGATGAAACAATGTCAAACCGTCTTGGCGCTGTGTTTGAGGAGACGAACCGTGACTGGAATGCTGAAAAGCTGGAATCTGACGAGTTCCTGGCAAGCAACGGAAGAGTTATGGACTCAATGCTCAGCGAGCACATGTGTGAAGGCTGGCTTGAAGGATATTTGCTCACCGGACGTCATGGATTCTTTGCAAGCTATGAAGCGTTTATAAGAATAGTTGATTCGATGTTCTCACAGCACGCTAAATGGCTGAAGGTTACATCTGAGCTTCCGTGGAGACAGAAGATTGCGTCTCTTAACTATATCTTGTCATCAAACGTTTGGCAGCAGGATCACAATGGATTTACTCATCAGGATCCGGGATTTTTGGACCATGTTACGAATAAAAAGGCTGACGTTGTACGCATGTATCTCCCGCCGGATACAAACTGCCTGCTTTCATGTTTTGACCACTGTATCAGAAGCCGTAATTATGTAAACGTTATGGTAACGTCAAAGCATCCTCGTCCGCAGTGGCTCACTATGGACCAGGCTGTTAAGCATTGTACACAGGGTATCGGCATTTGGGACTGGGCAAGCAACGAGCAGGGGGACGAACCTGACGTTGTTATCGCATGCTGTGGTGATACACCGACTTTGGAAGCTTTAGCCGCAGTGACAATACTCCGTGAGAATATGCCGGAAATAAAGATTAGATTTATTAATGTTGTTGACTTGATGAAGCTTCAGTCACATGATAAACATCCTCATGGATTGACAGATACAGAGTTTGATACATTGTTTACAAAGGATAAGCCGATAATATTCGCTTTCCATGGATATCCGACTCTTATCCATGAGCTGCTTTATCATCGCCGCAACCGTGACTTATATGTTTGCGGATATCAGGAGGAAGGAACAATCACAACTCCGTTTGATATGCGCGTTCAAAATGAAATCGACAGATTCCATTTGGTTCAGCAGGTAATTTATCATCTGCCTCAGCTTGGCAACAGAGGAGCTTACTTGGTTCAGAAGATGAATGATAAAATTGTTGAACACAAGCAGTACATTGCAGAATACGGTGAAGATTTACCGGAAATCAGAGACTGGAAATGGTCTGAATAA
- a CDS encoding biotin transporter BioY gives MKSNTLTIRKMTFCAIFTALIAVGAFIKIPVPPIPFTLQTMFVVLAGLMLGGNMGGISALLYMILGLIGIPIFTGGGGIGYVLKPTFGYIIGFCVGAYAIGKISYKNGKLGGYARMFCGVLAGLGIIYGFGIIYYYFITNFVTSSYPGFWFMILHCFLMTIPGDLITCALACLLAKRVHPVTGRYIYKNA, from the coding sequence ATGAAAAGTAACACATTAACTATTAGAAAAATGACGTTTTGCGCAATATTTACAGCGCTGATTGCGGTAGGAGCTTTTATAAAAATTCCGGTGCCGCCAATACCGTTTACACTTCAAACAATGTTCGTAGTTCTTGCCGGACTAATGCTTGGCGGGAATATGGGCGGCATCAGTGCTTTGTTATATATGATTTTAGGTCTTATAGGAATCCCGATTTTTACCGGTGGCGGTGGAATAGGTTATGTTCTTAAACCTACGTTTGGCTACATAATTGGATTTTGTGTTGGCGCATATGCAATTGGAAAAATCAGTTATAAAAATGGTAAGCTGGGCGGATATGCCAGAATGTTCTGCGGAGTTTTAGCCGGATTGGGAATTATATATGGCTTTGGTATAATCTACTATTACTTTATAACAAATTTTGTTACTTCAAGTTATCCGGGCTTTTGGTTTATGATACTGCATTGTTTCCTTATGACAATTCCCGGTGATTTAATTACTTGTGCTTTAGCTTGTTTGCTGGCAAAGAGAGTGCATCCGGTTACCGGCAGATACATATATAAAAATGCTTAA
- a CDS encoding alpha-L-arabinofuranosidase C-terminal domain-containing protein, with protein sequence MTDNNFKINITSEKGVNIQPNMYGLFFEDINYAADGGIYAEMIENRSFEQIMHNDCDGGTKETYRSPGYAWSAVDGVMHYKTENGLNEINPHYLEFSGRKFKNKAYEGMYVEAGKSYKVSFYAKADTYNGTVSASAVNNGIVAFSGIIAESVTGEWKKYESILTAEVSIRYGDFVISLEDVGTVCFDMISVIPCDAVCGVFRRDLAEMLKEMKPGFLRFPGGCVIEGWDIENRYQWKHTVGPAQERTQNWNRWAVSKRPKYLDYNQTYGLGFYEYFLMCEYLECDPLPVLNVGLSCQYQGKETVPVYAEDSEKDIGVEINGVTYSTEFYQYIQDALDLIEFCNGDESTLWGGLRSSMGHIKPFNLTLLGVGNEQWEADGNQWYERYEEFEKVIHSVYPDIKIISSAGPSPDGDNFDSAWKRIKMNMAENTGFTYAVDEHFYKPGEWFLNNDLRYDGYDRSIKVFAGEYAAKQDGNTLYSAVTEAAFMTGLERNADVVYMASYAPLFCRINYMQWETNMIWFNDMTCYGTPNYYVQSMYMNNSGDYTLKYSITGSNDKNYLSVCYDKNSNDIIVKIANPAERDISVVLDLSSFTETTEFENYAHIEILTGESVGSENSIDNPQNIAPKRSEIILNDNIKIPSLSFAVIRIHILNQYL encoded by the coding sequence ATGACGGACAATAATTTTAAGATAAATATTACTTCTGAAAAAGGCGTTAATATTCAACCCAACATGTATGGATTATTTTTTGAAGATATTAACTATGCGGCAGACGGCGGAATATATGCCGAAATGATAGAAAACCGTTCTTTTGAACAGATAATGCACAACGACTGTGATGGAGGTACAAAGGAAACTTATAGAAGCCCAGGATATGCCTGGAGCGCTGTCGACGGCGTTATGCATTACAAGACAGAGAATGGGTTAAATGAAATAAACCCTCATTACCTTGAGTTTTCCGGACGCAAGTTTAAGAATAAGGCCTATGAAGGTATGTATGTTGAAGCCGGAAAAAGTTATAAAGTATCATTCTACGCCAAAGCAGACACATATAATGGAACGGTATCTGCTTCGGCGGTAAATAATGGAATTGTTGCTTTCAGTGGAATAATAGCAGAGAGCGTCACAGGTGAATGGAAGAAGTACGAATCAATATTGACTGCGGAAGTCAGTATACGATATGGTGACTTTGTGATTTCTTTAGAAGATGTCGGAACGGTTTGCTTTGACATGATTTCTGTAATCCCTTGTGACGCTGTGTGCGGAGTGTTCAGGCGTGACCTGGCGGAAATGCTTAAAGAGATGAAGCCGGGGTTTCTCAGGTTTCCAGGAGGCTGTGTTATAGAGGGATGGGATATTGAAAATCGGTATCAATGGAAACATACAGTAGGTCCTGCTCAGGAGCGAACTCAAAATTGGAATAGGTGGGCTGTATCTAAACGGCCAAAATATTTAGATTATAATCAAACATATGGTCTTGGATTTTATGAATATTTTCTGATGTGTGAGTATCTTGAGTGCGACCCTTTGCCTGTTTTAAATGTTGGGCTTTCGTGTCAATATCAGGGAAAAGAAACGGTTCCGGTTTATGCTGAGGATTCTGAGAAAGATATAGGTGTGGAGATAAACGGTGTTACGTATTCAACGGAATTTTATCAATATATACAAGACGCTCTTGACCTTATTGAGTTCTGCAACGGCGATGAAAGCACGCTATGGGGCGGATTGCGAAGTTCAATGGGACACATTAAACCGTTTAACCTTACATTGCTGGGTGTGGGAAATGAACAGTGGGAAGCTGACGGGAATCAGTGGTATGAGAGATATGAGGAGTTTGAGAAAGTTATACATTCCGTGTATCCGGATATAAAAATTATATCAAGTGCAGGACCAAGCCCGGATGGAGATAATTTTGACAGCGCATGGAAACGTATAAAAATGAATATGGCTGAAAATACCGGATTCACATATGCGGTTGACGAACACTTTTACAAACCCGGGGAATGGTTTTTAAATAATGATTTAAGATACGATGGTTATGATAGGTCAATAAAAGTTTTTGCCGGAGAGTATGCGGCAAAGCAAGATGGGAACACACTATATTCTGCTGTGACGGAAGCGGCGTTTATGACAGGTCTGGAGAGAAATGCAGACGTTGTATATATGGCAAGCTATGCGCCGCTGTTTTGCCGCATAAATTATATGCAGTGGGAAACAAATATGATTTGGTTTAATGACATGACTTGTTATGGAACCCCCAATTATTATGTTCAAAGCATGTATATGAACAACAGCGGAGATTATACTTTGAAATACAGTATAACCGGCAGTAATGATAAAAATTATTTATCTGTATGTTATGATAAAAATAGTAATGATATAATAGTAAAAATTGCAAATCCGGCTGAAAGGGATATTAGTGTGGTTTTGGATTTAAGTTCTTTCACCGAAACTACAGAATTTGAAAACTACGCTCATATTGAAATTCTCACCGGAGAAAGCGTCGGTTCCGAAAACTCAATTGATAATCCCCAAAATATAGCTCCAAAGCGTTCAGAAATAATATTGAATGATAATATAAAAATTCCATCTTTGTCATTTGCAGTAATACGAATACATATTTTAAATCAATATTTATAA
- a CDS encoding copper amine oxidase N-terminal domain-containing protein, giving the protein MKTKLKICAAALLASVAIGATVYAANLTKKIDVLYDDIRISSNNIEFMPVDEQGSQVEPFIYEGTTYLPVRAVSEALGKNVSWDSETKTVMVTDNEDIEYSKIAIRNFFKLFSEKRYDDMKNFTSGSVAGYEFSEGVFGMKEASLDGIIYAGNKELENENKFAFICHFNMTPAEKSVYGSSEREIGFFVEVLKDRDEYKINDFYTGL; this is encoded by the coding sequence ATGAAAACTAAGTTAAAAATTTGTGCTGCTGCACTGCTGGCGTCGGTTGCGATAGGCGCAACAGTATATGCCGCTAATTTGACAAAGAAAATAGACGTCCTTTATGATGATATAAGAATATCGTCAAATAATATTGAGTTTATGCCGGTTGATGAGCAGGGTAGTCAGGTGGAACCTTTTATTTATGAGGGAACCACATATCTGCCGGTTCGCGCTGTTTCGGAAGCTTTAGGTAAAAATGTTTCATGGGACAGTGAGACAAAAACTGTTATGGTAACTGATAATGAAGATATTGAATATTCTAAAATAGCAATCAGAAACTTTTTTAAATTGTTTTCTGAAAAACGGTATGATGATATGAAAAATTTTACTTCAGGCTCAGTTGCCGGATATGAGTTTTCAGAAGGAGTTTTCGGAATGAAGGAAGCTTCTTTGGACGGTATAATTTATGCAGGAAATAAAGAACTTGAAAATGAAAATAAATTTGCTTTTATTTGTCATTTTAATATGACGCCTGCTGAGAAATCAGTATATGGCAGCAGTGAAAGGGAAATCGGATTTTTTGTAGAGGTATTAAAAGACAGAGATGAATATAAAATAAATGATTTTTATACCGGTCTGTAA